A stretch of the Papaver somniferum cultivar HN1 chromosome 6, ASM357369v1, whole genome shotgun sequence genome encodes the following:
- the LOC113285859 gene encoding MORC family CW-type zinc finger protein 3-like: MVNKRKKNLVSPDAGGSTSGSPKRKGVCKNYVHACPAYLETLGQTHCGWTFGAIAEIVDNSKDARATKLDILVEHHHSEMHGERIPMLALIDDGHGMSHDELLVMLSLGNKKFHQDDRERIGKYGVGFRTGAMKLGRDVIVLTQTTESRSVAFLSQTCNESNKDDDSEAELELPIVTYHRIASVMELDTDVQSEQTSEYNLDIMKRFSPFNEYFIGGKFALFGENGQGTQVYIWNLEKSGSDFSLEWQRSNNGDVNGDDIVIRSRRTRQRPGPLSQRVPLDYSLRAYLEVIFIDPRMEIFIQGSLVKSRLVAKSLDKTKIIDGNIPGKPVQLILGHCKQEWERMNSGIFLYWHGRLIEAYKRVGGMIQHPENSRGVIGVVDVTDVMRVGDRDMVNNTKQTFQECEAYAELEDWLGGMLDMYCRENSEGGGSSANSEDHMSDLIYLRVQNNLLQRNR, from the exons ATGGtgaacaaaagaaagaagaacttGGTTTCTCCTGATG CAGGTGGATCAACATCCGGGAGTCCAAAGAGAAAAGGTGTCTGCAAAAATTATGTACATGCTTGTCCAGCTTACCTTGAAACCCTTGGCCAGACACATTGTGGCTGGACTTTTGGTGCAATTGCTGAAATTGTTGACAACTCCAAGGATGCCAGAGCAACCAA ATTGGATATTTTAGTTGAGCATCATCATTCAGAAATGCATGGGGAAAGGATTCCTATGCTAGCACTAATTGATGATGGACATGGAATGTCACATGATGAATTGCTTGTCATGCTCTCTCTTGGAAACAAAAAGTTCCATCAAGACGATAGAGAGCGAATTGGAAAATATGGGGTTGGTTTCAGG ACTGGGGCTATGAAACTGGGGCGCGATGTCATTGTTCTTACGCAGACTACTGAATCACGATCCGTGGCATTCCTTTCACAGACTTGCAATGAAAGCAACAAAGATGAT GACTCAGAGGCAGAGTTAGAGCTGCCGATTGTTACCTATCATAGAATCGCTTCTGTTATGGAATTGGATACCGATGTTCAGTCAGAACAGACGTCCGAGTACAATCTAGACATTATGAAGAGGTTTTCACCATTCAATGAATATttcattggtggaaagtttgcaCTGTTTGGTGAAAATGGGCAGGGGACGCAAGTTTATATCTGGAATTTAGAAAAGAGTGGCTCAGATTTCAGTTTGGAATGGCAGAGAAGTAATAATGGAGACGTCAATGGCGACGATATAGTGATTCGTTCAAGAAGAACAAGGCAGCGTCCGGGTCCATTATCCCAAAGG GTGCCTTTGGATTATTCGCTTCGGGCATACCTTGAAGTTATCTTCATAGACCCACGCATGGAGATATTCATTCAAGGTTCATTG GTTAAAAGTCGACTAGTGGCGAAATCTTTGGATAAAACCAAGATCATTGATGGTAATATACCGGGGAAGCCTGTTCAGCTTATCCTTGGCCATTGCAAGCAAGAATGGGAACGGATGAATAGCGGGATATTTCTTTATTGGCACGGTCGTTTAATTGAG GCTTACAAGAGAGTTGGAGGCATGATTCAGCACCCGGAGAACAGCCGCGGTGTAATTGGAGTTGTGGATGTGACTGATGTAATG CGTGTCGGTGACCGTGATATGGTAAACAATACCAAGCAAACATTCCAAGAATGTGAAGCGTATGCAGAGTTGGAGGACTGGTTAGGTGGCATGCTAGATATGTACTGCAGAGAAAATTCTGAAGGTGGTGGCTCCAGTGCAAATTCGGAAGACCACATGTCAGATTTAATATACCTACGAGTCCAAAACAACCTGCTGCAAAGAAATCGTTGA